One window from the genome of Carcharodon carcharias isolate sCarCar2 chromosome 9, sCarCar2.pri, whole genome shotgun sequence encodes:
- the LOC121282254 gene encoding olfactomedin-like protein 3, whose translation MGTLIQYLSVVSAIVLSVQSQPSFREYIERRLSAFEDRIAVWYDQTQRYSSEYREFKNQVLTLVDGLDKEREELRRNLELATSRIERVEREMDYLETKNPAPACVEVEDKFIEKNVEKGPKKKKPKHDKLIDCREMIASIKAMKIVKKLETTSGLWTRDLMSDSEKVYVFDGIGNDTIYEFAKIRDLTDFSGLMKAKKIKLPYPWAGTGHLVYKGFLYYIRNEPEFQVIKFDLKNQTVTDSAMFPAEQQIPVYSLSPFNYIDLAADEQGLWAMYATLENEKHICLARLDPKTLDIEQMWDTPCPIENAENAFVICGTLYVVYNSKLRSRSRIQCVYDVNGIVTNELAPLMYFPKRYGTHSSIKYSPRENYLYAWDDGYQIIYRLAMKQKSEL comes from the exons ATGGGGACATTGATCCAGTATCTCAGTGTGGTCTCAGCCATTGTTCTGTCAGTGCAAAGTCAGCCCTCGTTCAGAGAATACATCGAGAGAAGACTGTCTGCTTTCGAG GATCGGATAGCTGTCTGGTATGATCAGACGCAGAGGTACTCCTCAGAATACAGAGAATTCAAAAACCAGGTCCTTACTCTTGTGGATGGCTTGGATAAGGAGAGGGAGGAGCTAAGACGCAACCTTGAATTGGCAACTTCTCGTATCGAACGTGTAGAGCGAGAGATGGACTACTTAGAGACCAAAAATCCAGCACCAGCCTGTGTGGAGGTAGAAGACAAGTTTATTGAGAAAAATGTTGAAAAAGGTCCGAAAAAGAAGAAACCTAAGCATGACAAGTTGATAG ATTGCAGAGAAATGATTGCCAGCATTAAAGCAATGAAAATAGTTAAGAAGCTGGAGACTACTTCCGGCCTGTGGACCAGGGACCTCATGTCAGACTCTGAGAAGGTCTATGTCTTTGACGGTATAGGTAATGACACAATCTATGAATTCGCCAAAATAAGGGACCTCACCGACTTCTCTGGTTTGATGAAAGCAAAGAAAATCAAACTGCCTTACCCATGGGCAGGCACAGGTCACCTGGTGTACAAAGGCTTCCTGTATTACATTAGAAATGAGCCCGAGTTCCAAGTGATCAAATTTGACCTGAAGAACCAGACAGTGACAGATagtgccatgtttcctgccgAGCAGCAGATCCCAGTGTATAGCCTCTCGCCATTCAACTACATTGACCTGGCTGCAGATGAGCAAGGTTTGTGGGCCATGTATGCTACCCTAGAGAATGAGAAGCACATCTGTCTTGCCAGGTTGGATCCCAAGACACTGGATATCGAGCAGATGTGGGATACGCCGTGCCCCATAGAGAATGCCGAGAATGCCTTTGTCATCTGTGGGACACTTTACGTAGTGTACAATAGCAAGCTCCGCAGCCGCTCACGGATCCAGTGTGTGTATGACGTCAATGGCATAGTGACCAATGAGCTAGCGCCTTTGATGTACTTCCCCAAACGATATGGGACGCACTCCAGCATCAAATACAGCCCAAGAGAGAATTACCTCTATGCCTGGGATGATGGGTACCAAATAATATATAGGCTGGCAATGAAGCAGAAATCAGAACTGTAA